Sequence from the Botrytis cinerea B05.10 chromosome 12, complete sequence genome:
ACACCACTACACCAAAAAAACCATCCTCGCTCCATCAAAGTTTACCCTCCCATAATCCATTCTCCCAAAATACCCTTCCATCCCCAGCATCCCCAAATCTAAGCCTTACACGGTGATCCACCGCCCTCAGCCGGCAACCCACACTCCTCAGGGGTCACCAAAGTCCAATCCGCATCAATATTCCCCAACTGAACGGCTCTTCCATTAGTCAAAGTATTCATCGCGCTCTCGGCGATATTAAACCCGGTAGCCGCGGTATCGATGGCcaagatattgattgagaCGCCTTGGTACGTTAAAGTATAGCAAGTACCGCAGTTGGGCGAGTTCCAACCGGCAATTGTGGATGCGCCGCCGATGCGGGCGAAGGTGGGGAGATCACCTTGGACTTTGTATTGGGGGAATCGGGTTTCGAGACCGTTGGGACCGTTGGAGCAGGAGACGACGGAGAGGGATCGAGCGGCGTTGTCGTATCCGGAGTCGTAGGTTACTTGGATGGCTTGGGTGGAGGTGAGAAGAAGggtgaggagggagaggggattGCGGAATTGCATTTTGAGTGGATTAATTTGAGGGGATTATGTGTTTGAATTCAGGCGGGTGGTAGTTAGTGTTGGAAGGTGGTTTGGTGtagtgatgtgatgtgatgtttgtCGAGATGTCGAAAGTTCTTGTCGAGAGTTGATGCTGTTGATGTTGGTTTCTTGAAGGACTCTTGCTTCACTTTATATCCATCATCATGGATTATGTGGCTTGCAGATCTAATTGTTTACTATGATACGCATACTTAGGACGTTAGTATCCGGAATTTTAAGTTCCTCGCAGTCCTAGAGTAGTGGGTAGAATTCATGAAGTTGTTCCATTTTGGAGACCAGTTGAGTGGTCATGACGGTGCatgttttgaaattgtaataaCAGGAAGAATCAAAACATCAGAGTTGGCTGGGAGATAGTTATTACTTCACGTTCTTGAGAcgggatgatgaagaatgtTAGGAATGTTGGAAGCCCAAAAGAAGATTGTGAAGTGAGCGACGTGCGGCTTCTTACCAAGATTCTAACTCCTTTACTAAATATAGGCATGAGATTTTCTAAGAATAGACAAATCCCTCCTAATCTCCATTCCCACTGTAATCGAAGACTTCCTTGAACACGCTCAAATGTTTCGACTGAGAACGTCCTCAATAATCATGATCTGGCAGCTTGCCTTCTGTTTTCTCACCAAGTTCTTGACGTGCCACTCAAAATACTACTAAGTATGAGGTTTTGGTACCGAGAGACTAGATCCACGCAGGCTTGAATAAGGAcatgatggaaagaaatagCATGATGAGTATCTgaagctggagctggagcgTCTTTGATGAATTCGAGTGGTGCACGGACCTCTCGGTACTTGTTCAGATTTCCTCCAGCTTCACAAACCACACGGATTGCATACTATTGTAAGCCTCATCTCAACTCCTGTTGCACTTGATATTGTACATGAGTTTTTGAATGTTGGATCGCA
This genomic interval carries:
- the Bcspl2 gene encoding Bcspl2, with translation MQFRNPLSLLTLLLTSTQAIQVTYDSGYDNAARSLSVVSCSNGPNGLETRFPQYKVQGDLPTFARIGGASTIAGWNSPNCGTCYTLTYQGVSINILAIDTAATGFNIAESAMNTLTNGRAVQLGNIDADWTLVTPEECGLPAEGGGSPCKA